The Sphaerisporangium siamense genome includes the window CGGTAGGCGCTCGGGGTCTCCCCCACCAGCTCGGTGAACCGCGAGCTGAACGACCCCAGCGACGAACACCCGACCGCGAAGCAGACCTCCGTCACGCTCAGATCGCCTCTGCGCAGCAGCGCCTTGGCCCGCTCGACGCGGCGCGTCATCAGATAGCTGTACGGCGTCTCGCCGAAGGCGGCGCGGAAGCTGCGGGAGAAGTGCCCCGGGGACATGAGGGCGGTGCGCGCCAGGGCCGGGATGTCAAGGGGCTGGGAGTAGTCGCGGTCCATCTGGTCACGAGCCCGTCGCAACCGGGTCAGATCATCTGGTGTCACCTGGTCAGCATCCCACATGCCACCGACAGATCCGCAGCTCAGCGCCCGTCACGGCCGACCCCACGCCATGGCGGCGGCTTCGTCCCGGGCCCGCCTCGCCGCGGGCCGGCGTGCGCGCGTGCGAGCGAAGCGATCGGCGGGGTTCATCACCGTTGGCCGCACGTTCACCCGGCCGTGGGTGTCAGGGAAGGGCGCGTTCAGCCGTGAGGAATTAGGTCCTACTGCTCACTTATGTCTGCCGAAGAGGTGCTTTTAAGTGACTTCTCCCATTTCTCGCCGCAACCTGCTGCGTTCCAGCGCCGCGGGCGGGCTCGGCATCGCGATCGCCGGCAGCATCGAGGCCATCGCGGGCCCCGCCGCCGCCCAGGCCGCGCAGGCCGGCCTCGGCAGGACCGCCGGCTACGGCCCGGTGGTCGCCGACCCCGCCGGGCTGCTCGCGCTCCCCAAGGGCTTCACCTACAAGATCGTCGCTCAGGCCGGCAAGACCGTCCTGGAGACCGGCGAACCCACCCCCAGCGACGCCGACGGCACCGCCTGCTTCCGCGGCCCCAAGGGCTTCGTCCTGGTCAACAACCACGAGATCGGCGGCGGCGAGCCGTACGGCGTGCCCACCCTGGAGGGCCTGACCTACGACCCGGGCGCGCGCGGCGGCTGCACCAACATCGAGGTCGACTCCCGCGGCGACCGCGTCCGCGAGTATGTCAGTGTCGCCGGCACGCACAACAACTGCGCGGGCGGCGTGACGCCGTGGGGCACCTGGCTGACCTGCGAGGAGACCGAGCAGAAGGCCGGCGGCGCCTACCAGAAGGACCACGGCTACGTCTTCGAGGTGGACCCGTTCGACCGCGAGGCCAACCGCGACCCCGTCCCGCTGAAGTTCCTCGGCCGCTACTCGCACGAGGCCGTCGCGGTCAACCCGCGCAACTCCGAGATCTACCTGACCGAGGACGCGAGCGGCCCCAACGGCCTCTACTACCGCTGGACCCCGCCGCGCGGCTTCCGCGGGCGCAAGGGCGCGCTGCGGCGGCTCGCGCTGGGCGAGGGCGGCGACACCGCGGGCACGCTGGAGGCCCTGAGCGCGTACAAGGGCGGCAGGCACGTCAAGGACCTGTCCGAGGCCACCCAGCCCGGCACGAAGTA containing:
- a CDS encoding helix-turn-helix transcriptional regulator, which produces MDRDYSQPLDIPALARTALMSPGHFSRSFRAAFGETPYSYLMTRRVERAKALLRRGDLSVTEVCFAVGCSSLGSFSSRFTELVGETPSAYRARRHDAGAAIPACYAKIFTRPARHGAAKDPSPHIA
- a CDS encoding alkaline phosphatase PhoX, with amino-acid sequence MTSPISRRNLLRSSAAGGLGIAIAGSIEAIAGPAAAQAAQAGLGRTAGYGPVVADPAGLLALPKGFTYKIVAQAGKTVLETGEPTPSDADGTACFRGPKGFVLVNNHEIGGGEPYGVPTLEGLTYDPGARGGCTNIEVDSRGDRVREYVSVAGTHNNCAGGVTPWGTWLTCEETEQKAGGAYQKDHGYVFEVDPFDREANRDPVPLKFLGRYSHEAVAVNPRNSEIYLTEDASGPNGLYYRWTPPRGFRGRKGALRRLALGEGGDTAGTLEALSAYKGGRHVKDLSEATQPGTKYKVRWVAVPDRDARTVSTRKQFTDDQVTRSRKLEGAWWGDGGAYFVASYARHDDGSVNEHDGQVWFYDPESETITLKTIFGVNPDPDADTNYDGPDNITVSPYGGVILAEDGEGLSHLVGVTDSGKTYPMARNELNDSEFTGPTFSQDGKILFANIQTPGYVFAITGPWGGRHGDDHGHGGR